The Elusimicrobiota bacterium sequence CGAACCCGGTCACCACCAGGAGTGCCATGGACAGCCAGGGGGTTCGGGAAAAGGAAAAACCCATGAGACCCACGGCGAAGAGGGCCGTTCCTGCGGGGATCCAGGCGGCGAGGCCTCGGGTGGATTTTCGCGCGGCCAAGGTGAGGGCCGCCATCAAGGCGCCGCTTCCGGCGGCCGTCATCAGGAATCCCAGGGTATGGGGGCCCCCGTGCAAAACCTTGCCGGCGAAAATCGGGATGAGCGTCATGTAGGGGACTCCGACCAAGCTGGACAGTGCGAGCAGGATCAGGATGGCTCGGATGGGTTTTGAACGGAACGCATAACTCCAGCCCTCCCACAGTTGGTTCAGGGTTCCCCGGGTCCGGGGGGGAAGGGGTGGACGTACGGGGACCCGGATCGCCAGGAGGGCGGCGATGACCGCCAGGTAACTGATGCCGTCCACCAGGAAACACCAGCCTTCCCCCGCCGCGGAGATCAGCATCCCGCCCAGGGAGGGGCCCACCAATCGGGCCAGGTTGAACATGGACGAATTGAGGGCGATGGCGTTGCCCAGATCCTCTTTGTTTTCGATCAGGTCCACCACGAAGGATTGGCGGCCGGGCATGTCGAAGGCGTTGACGATGCCTTGAAGGGCAGTCAGGGCCAAGAGGGCGGGGATGGTGGCTCGGTTCGAGAGGGCCAAAAAGGCCAGGGCGAGAGACTGAAACATCGACAGGGTTTGGGTGGCGATCAGCAGTCGTCGGCGGTCCCAGCGGTCCACCGTCAAGCCGGCGAAGGGGGTGACGAAAAAAGCCGGGAATTGGCCCACGAAGCCCACCACCCCCAGCATAAGCCCCGAACCCGTCAGGCGGTAGACCAGCCAGCTCGTGGCGATGGAACTCATCCAGGTTCCCACGAGCGAAATGATTTGCCCCCCGAAAAACAGGCGGTAATTGGGATAGCGCAGGGCGCGCAGGAGGAACGCCGCGCGGGAGGGCGAAGAGGGAGCCGGTGTTTGATCTATATTCATGAGTTTGTCCCGAAAACAGAGGCGAAATTCCGAGAACGATGGCGAAACCTATAAACCACCCCTCCCTGGCCCTCCCCTTGGCAAGGAGAGGGGAAAAAACGACGAACCGGGTTGCACGACCCGTTCGGGGAAATTTCGCCTTTTCTTGGTCTCCCCTCCTTCCCAAGGAGGGGAGAAAGGGGAG is a genomic window containing:
- a CDS encoding MFS transporter, whose protein sequence is MNIDQTPAPSSPSRAAFLLRALRYPNYRLFFGGQIISLVGTWMSSIATSWLVYRLTGSGLMLGVVGFVGQFPAFFVTPFAGLTVDRWDRRRLLIATQTLSMFQSLALAFLALSNRATIPALLALTALQGIVNAFDMPGRQSFVVDLIENKEDLGNAIALNSSMFNLARLVGPSLGGMLISAAGEGWCFLVDGISYLAVIAALLAIRVPVRPPLPPRTRGTLNQLWEGWSYAFRSKPIRAILILLALSSLVGVPYMTLIPIFAGKVLHGGPHTLGFLMTAAGSGALMAALTLAARKSTRGLAAWIPAGTALFAVGLMGFSFSRTPWLSMALLVVTGFGFMVQMAASNTMIQTIVEDDKRGRVMSLFIMAFLGTAPFGSLVAGALAQKFGAPHTILAGGTFCLAGALWFHRRHRFSD